GAAACAATGAGTTGGTCTTGACGGTTGTTGGAGATCCGATTTCAGAAGAAGAATTAGAAACGCTCCACCAAAAACAAGCCTCTTACGGTATTCAATCTGTTCAATTGAAAGTCAATCAAGTTCATAATTCGACAAAATTAGACAGTGATTCGACCAAGGAATTTTATGAAACCATTAACAAGTATATCGATCAAAAACTCTCTGAAAAGGATTCACAAAAAGATCTCGTAAAAGAAAATGAAGCAGACAAGGATTGAGGACAATGAACTGAATCGGTTTTTACGCCGTGTTTTTCTTGTATCTTCCTCTTTCTTACTTATAGCAGGTTGTTTTTGATAAATCTAAGCAACACTAAATGATGAAGTGAAAGGGGATGAATCTTTGATAGTATTCATTTATTGTGAAATATGATATATTTATTAATTAGATGGATGAATACTTCTAGAGTTAAATATAGCATAATAGGGACAGACTTTTTGGTTTATTTTTGTTTGTAGTCGGATTATGAAAGAATATCCAATATTATGCGATAAGATAGAATGTTACAAAAAAGAAAGGGGATGCAATCCGATGAAGAAAGACAGATTAATTGTATTGACAGATGCTGTTCTAGCAATTATTATGACCATCTTGATTTTAGAGTTAGAAAAACCAACAACACCAAGTCTTGAAGCTTTTTGGGATTTACGGCAAAATTTCTTTGCTTGTTTTCTTTCCTTTTTCTGGTTGGGATCGTTATGGATGGCACTAAACACATTATGGGAAAAGGTTGAGAAAATTTCCTCAGAAATTATTTGGTGGAATTTGTTTCTACTCTTGGAGCGGCAGGAGTTCTCTTTGGAGAATTTCATGCCATCCAAGATACCAGTCTGAATGATGTGGTGGACCGGATCTATATAAATGTCAAGGATTTACCGTTTCAGTCCTTGGGAGCTTTAGCTAATATCCTGTCTGATGTTAAGAAGGGACTGATTCAAGACAGTCATATCTGGTCTTTCTTCCAGTCATTTTTCAAACAATATCAGTTGATAATCAGCTTAAATCAGATCTATCAGTTTGTCTATCTTTCTCTGATGGAGATCATGTCCTATCTTCACTTTGATTATTGGAAAAAACGGCTCGGTCAGGAGCTAGTATGAATAAGGAGAACAAATGAGACGTTTAAAAATGTTATGGCATATTATACAGGTTACGGGTTTTACTCGGTTTGCTCTGAGTTTTGTGACCTTTGTTTTTGGGTCAGGAGGCGTGCTTTTCCTAGTTGAACCTGCTATCACAAATTACGGAGACGGTCTTTGGTATGCTTTTGTGACTTCGACGACTGTCGGCTACGGGGATCTCCTAGCTGTGACCTTGATTGGAAGGATTACCAGTGTCTTCTTGACGATTTATGGGCTCATATTTTTTGGCTGTTTATCAGCTGTTATTATTAATTATTATACCGATTTAAATAAGGAAAGAGGAGAGGACAAATGACTGCCAATTATTCAACACGGGAATACCGTGAGAAATTATACGATGACCTTCATGTTCGATTGAGAGATACAGCGATTTTGATGTGTGCAATTTTTATTGCCTCTATCGGTCTAAATATGAATTCAACAGCTGTTATTATTGGAGCCATGTTAATTTCACCTCTCATGACACCGATTGTTGGACTGGGATTCGGTTTAGCTATTTTTGATACGCGTTTAATCAAGCAATCTCTAGAGGTTTTATTGACTCAAGTGTTGGTCAGTTTGCTTGTCTCGACTCTGTATTTCTGGATTTCTCCCTTGTCTTATGCAAGTAGCGAGTTGATCGCACGAACCTCTCCAACCATTTGGGATGTTCTCATTGCTATTGCTGGTGGGATTGCTGGTGTGATCGGTTCAAGGAAAAAAGAAGCAAACAATATCGTGCCAGGAGTAGCCATTGCTACAGCTTTGATGCCGCCTATCTGTACTGCTGGCTATGGTTTAGCTAATGGGAATGTACGATTTTTATTGGGGGCTCTCTATCTTTTCTTGATCAACTGTGTCTTTATCATGCTAGCCAACATTGTTGGAACAAGAATTTTGATGAGAAAATCTCCTTTAACTTCATTTAAAGAGCTGAGCATTAAAATGAGAATTGGCTTGATTTCTTTGATTGTATTGTTGATTCTTCCAGCTAGCTATTCGGCAGTTACTCTGACAATAGAACAAGCGCGCAAAGAAGGGATCAAACAGTTTGTAGGAAAAGAGTTCGCCAATTATACGGTTATTAATCAAGTCTACAAGTCAAGTAACAATGAATTGGTCTTGACGGTTGTTGGAGATCCGATTTCAGAAGAAGAATTAGAAACGCTCCACCAAAAACAAGCCTCTTACGGTATTCAATCTGTTCAATTGAAAGTGAATCAAGTTCAGAACTCGCCAACATTAGATAGTGAAGCGACCAAGGAATTTTATGAAAACATTGACAAGTATATTGATCAAAAACTCTCTGAAAAAGATCCACAAAAAGATCTCGTAAAAGAAGTAAAAGAAAATGAAGCAGACAAGGAATGAGGATATTGACCTTATCCAACTCATGAAAGCAAATCTTGTGTGGTAGTTTGACCAATCACTACTAGCTCAGGTTAAATAAAATATAAAAAAGCAACAGCTGAAATAGTTGTTGCTTTTTAGCTAGCTAGGATTTTATCCCAGGTTTTGTCTCTTATTTCTCAACGCGTGATTTGTTAGCGATATCAGCAAGGATAGCTTGAACAAAATCATCAACTGAGACAGTTTGTGTTTCTTTTTGGCCATAGCGGCGAACGTTAACAGTTCCGTCTTCCATTTCCTTGTCCCCAACGATCAATTGGTAAGGAATCTTGCTGGTTTGTGAAGCACGGATTTTGAACTGCATTTTTTCATTGCGCTCATCGACATCTGCACGGACACCGCGGTCACGGAGTTTCTTAGCCACTTCCCAAGCGTAGTCCACATGTTTTTCGTTAGAAACTGGAATGAGGGTTACTTGGTGTGGTGCTAGCCATGTTGGGAAGGCACCCTTGTAGTTCTCAATCAAAATAGCTGTGAAGCGTTCCATAGTTGAGATAACCCCACGGTGGATCATAACTGGACGGTGCTCTTCGCCATCAGCTCCGATGTATTTAAGGTCGAAGCGTTCTGGAAGCAAGAAGTCAAGTTGGATAGTTGAAAGGGTTTCTTCTTTACCAAGGGCGGTCTTAACTTGGATATCCAATTTTGGTCCGTAGAAGGCTGCTTCACCTTCGGCTTCAAAGTAGTCAACGCCCATTTCATCAAGAGCTGCACGAAGCATGGTTTGGGCATTTTCCCACATCTCATCGTTGTCAAAGTACTTGTGAGTATCTTGAGGGTCGCGAAGAGAGAGACGGAAGCGGTATTCAGTCAAGTTGAAATCTTCATAAACATCGATAATCAACTGAAGGGCACGTTGGAATTCTTCTTGGATTTGTTCTGGAGTAACGAAAAGGTGACCGTCGTTGAGTGACATCTCACGCACACGTTGAAGACCAGTGAGGGCACCTGATTTTTCATAACGGTGCATCATACCGATTTCAGCGATACGGATTGGCAATTCACGGTAAGAGTGAACATGGTGTTTAAAGACTTGGATGTGGTGTGGGCAGTTCATTGGACGAAGGACAAATTCTTCCCCGTCACCCATGTCCATAGTTGGGAACATATCTTCTTGGTAATGATCCCAGTGACCGGAAGTTTTGTAAAGCTCAACAGAAGCAAGTGGTGGAGTGTAAACGTGTTGGTAGCCAGAAGCCAACTCCTTGTCGACAATGTAGCGTTCCAATTCACGACGGATAGTCGCACCATTTGGTAACCAGAATGGAAGCCCTTGACCAACCTCTTGAGAAATCATGAAGAGATCAAGTTCTTTACCAAGTTTGCGGTGATCACGTTCCTTAGCTTCTTCACGCATTTGGAGGTAGTTTTTCAAGTCTTTCTTGTCAAACCAAGCTGTACCGTAGATACGTTGCATCATAGCGTTGTCGCTATTTCCACGCCAGTAAGCACCGGCTACATGGAGAAGGTGGAAGATTTGGATGCGGCCTGTTGATGGGACGTGAGGGCCACGGCAAAGGTCTACATATTCACCCTGACGATAGATAGTCAAACCGCCTTCGTCTTCTGAGTGTTCTTCAATCAATTCCAACTTGTAAGGGTCGTTCTTGAAGATTTCACGTGCCTCGTCTTTAGTAACTTCTTCACGGATTGATGGGAAGTTTTCTTTGACGATTTTGTGCATTTCTTCTTCGATACGAGGAAGGTCTTCGTTAGAGATTTGACCAGCAGTATTGTCAGTATCGTAGTAGAAACCATCTTCGATGGCTGGACCAACTCCCAAGTGAATGTCTGGGAACAGACGACGAGCTGCTTGGGCGAACAAGTGAGCAGCTGAGTGACGCAAGATTGGAAGGGCATCTTCGTGATCAGGTGTCACGATTTCGATGCTTCCATCTTCAGTGATAGCACGAGTAGTGTCGATGAGTTTGCCGTTGAATTTACCAGCCAAGGCTTTTTTAGCTAGGGAATTGCTGATAGATTGGGCAATTTCAAAAGTTGTAACGCCAGATTCGAATTCACGAACAGCGCCATCTGGGAAAGTAATGTTAATCATGATGTTCTCCTTACTTATATTATTGACGAATGTGTTAACCCTATTTTGAAAACAGGGACAGAGGATAGTGAAAGCTAGAAAAACAAAAAGCGACATCCTCGAAAGGACGTCGCAACGTGGTTCCACCTTCATTTATGTTCCTCAAAAAAGAGGGACACCTCTGATTGGCTCTAACGTGGCCACCGTTTTATGTTTTCATAAAAATTCAAGAGTAGTATCAGTTTAGGCCTCCTATGCGTTTCCAGCAACCACGCACTCTCTAGTAGAAAGGGACTAAGTGACTTGTCTCTATGGATTATTATAGCATGATTGTGAAAATTTTCAAGATATTTGTAGATTTTTTTGAATTTCCTTGTTGAGGGGGAGAATTAGGAATGGTAGTCTTTAGAAGAAGCTGAGTATCTCCATTATGTTGGTGAAGTAAGGTGAAAGAAGTAAATCTGTTGACAAAGAAGTTAGTTATTGGTAGAATAGGGATTGTCGTAAAGACAAATAACTTCTTCTTGGTTACAGGCATGCCAACCTGTCACTCGGATGAAGCCAAATAAAAAGGAGAAACATCATGGCAATCTCAAAAGAGAAAAAAAATGAAATCATCGCACAATATGCACGTCACGAAGGTGATACAGGTTCAGTAGAGGTTCAAGTTGCTGTCCTTACTTGGGAAATCAACCACCTTAACGAACACATCAAACAACACAAAAAAGACCACGCTACTTACCGTGGATTGATGAAGAAAATCGGTCGCCGTCGTAACTTGCTTGCATACTTGCGTAAAAACGACGTTAACCGTTACCGTGAGTTGATCAACTCTCTAGGACTTCGTCGCTAATTCAAG
Above is a genomic segment from Streptococcus mitis containing:
- a CDS encoding Ion channel, whose translation is MRRLKMLWHIIQVTGFTRFALSFVTFVFGSGGVLFLVEPAITNYGDGLWYAFVTSTTVGYGDLLAVTLIGRITSVFLTIYGLIFFGCLSAVIINYYTDLNKERGEDK
- a CDS encoding threonine--tRNA ligase; protein product: MINITFPDGAVREFESGVTTFEIAQSISNSLAKKALAGKFNGKLIDTTRAITEDGSIEIVTPDHEDALPILRHSAAHLFAQAARRLFPDIHLGVGPAIEDGFYYDTDNTAGQISNEDLPRIEEEMHKIVKENFPSIREEVTKDEAREIFKNDPYKLELIEEHSEDEGGLTIYRQGEYVDLCRGPHVPSTGRIQIFHLLHVAGAYWRGNSDNAMMQRIYGTAWFDKKDLKNYLQMREEAKERDHRKLGKELDLFMISQEVGQGLPFWLPNGATIRRELERYIVDKELASGYQHVYTPPLASVELYKTSGHWDHYQEDMFPTMDMGDGEEFVLRPMNCPHHIQVFKHHVHSYRELPIRIAEIGMMHRYEKSGALTGLQRVREMSLNDGHLFVTPEQIQEEFQRALQLIIDVYEDFNLTEYRFRLSLRDPQDTHKYFDNDEMWENAQTMLRAALDEMGVDYFEAEGEAAFYGPKLDIQVKTALGKEETLSTIQLDFLLPERFDLKYIGADGEEHRPVMIHRGVISTMERFTAILIENYKGAFPTWLAPHQVTLIPVSNEKHVDYAWEVAKKLRDRGVRADVDERNEKMQFKIRASQTSKIPYQLIVGDKEMEDGTVNVRRYGQKETQTVSVDDFVQAILADIANKSRVEK
- a CDS encoding 30S ribosomal protein S15; translation: MAISKEKKNEIIAQYARHEGDTGSVEVQVAVLTWEINHLNEHIKQHKKDHATYRGLMKKIGRRRNLLAYLRKNDVNRYRELINSLGLRR